From the genome of Suricata suricatta isolate VVHF042 chromosome 3, meerkat_22Aug2017_6uvM2_HiC, whole genome shotgun sequence, one region includes:
- the RGS4 gene encoding regulator of G-protein signaling 4 isoform X2: protein MCKGLAGLPASCLRSAKDMKHRLGFLLQKSDSCEHNSSHSKKDKVVVCQRVSQEEVKKWAESLENLISHECEPGFLHQGGDKPEHAGAHDYLL from the exons ATGTGCAAAGGACTTGCAGGTCTCCCGGCTTCTTGCTTGAGGAG TGCAAAAGATATGAAACATCGGCTCGGTTTCCTGCTGCAGAAGTCTGATTCCTGCGAACATAATTCTTCCCACAGCAAGAAGGACAAAGTGGTGGTTTGTCAGAG GGTGAGCcaagaggaagtaaaaaaatgGGCTGAATCCCTGGAAAACCTGATTAGCCATGAAT GTGAACCTGGATTCCTGCACCAGGGAGGAGACAAGCCGGAACATGCTGGAGCCCACGATTACCTGCTTTGA
- the RGS4 gene encoding regulator of G-protein signaling 4 isoform X1, with product MCKGLAGLPASCLRSAKDMKHRLGFLLQKSDSCEHNSSHSKKDKVVVCQRVSQEEVKKWAESLENLISHECGLAAFKAFLKSEYSEENIDFWISCEEYKKIKSPSKLSPKAKKIYNEFISVQATKEVNLDSCTREETSRNMLEPTITCFDEAQKRIFNLMEKDSYRRFLKSRFYLDLANSSSAGSEKQKGAKSPADCPSLVPQCA from the exons ATGTGCAAAGGACTTGCAGGTCTCCCGGCTTCTTGCTTGAGGAG TGCAAAAGATATGAAACATCGGCTCGGTTTCCTGCTGCAGAAGTCTGATTCCTGCGAACATAATTCTTCCCACAGCAAGAAGGACAAAGTGGTGGTTTGTCAGAG GGTGAGCcaagaggaagtaaaaaaatgGGCTGAATCCCTGGAAAACCTGATTAGCCATGAAT gTGGGCTGGCGGCTTTCAAAGCTTTCTTGAAGTCTGAATACAGCGAGGAGAACATTGACTTCTGGATTAGCTGTGAAGAGTACAAGAAAATCAAATCACCCTCGAAACTAAGTCCCAAGGCCAAAAAGATCTATAATGAATTCATCTCAGTCCAGGCCACTAAAGAG GTGAACCTGGATTCCTGCACCAGGGAGGAGACAAGCCGGAACATGCTGGAGCCCACGATTACCTGCTTTGATGAGGCCCAGAAGAGGATTTTCAACCTGATGGAGAAGGATTCCTACCGCCGCTTCCTCAAGTCCCGATTCTATCTGGATTTGGCCAACTCTTCCAGCGCCGGCTCGGAGAAGCAGAAAGGAGCCAAGAGCCCTGCAGACTGTCCTTCCCTGGTCCCCCAGTGTGCCTGA